A genomic region of Sylvia atricapilla isolate bSylAtr1 chromosome 19, bSylAtr1.pri, whole genome shotgun sequence contains the following coding sequences:
- the RPL35 gene encoding large ribosomal subunit protein uL29, with protein sequence MAKIKARDLRGKKKEELLKQLDDLKVELSQLRVAKVTGGAASKLSKIRVVRKSIARVLTVINQTQKENLRKFYKGKKYKPLDLRPKKTRAMRRRLNKHEENLKTKKQQRKERLYPARKFAIKA encoded by the exons aTG GCCAAGATCAAGGCCCGAGACTTGCGcgggaagaagaaggaggagctgctgaagcagtTGGACGATCTGAAGGTGGAGCTGTCGCAGCTGCGCGTGGCCAAAGTGACCGGCGGGGCGGCCTCCAAGCTGTCCAAGAT CCGTGTGGTGCGCAAATCCATTGCCAGAGTGTTGACTGTCATCAACCAGACCCAGAAGGAGAACTTGAGGAAGTTCTACAAG GGCAAGAAGTACAAGCCCCTGGATCTGCGGCCCAAGAAGACTCGGGCCATGCGGCGCAGGCTCAACAAGCACGAGGAGAACCTCAAGACCAAGAAGCAGCAGCGAAAGGAACGTTTGTACCCGGCCAGGAAATTCGCCATCAAGGCATAG